The proteins below are encoded in one region of Halorhodospira halochloris:
- a CDS encoding FAD-binding oxidoreductase has product MLIDELRRKLDPTAVITDPHRLAPYMQERRGLYPGKGQVVVRPANVRDITQAIEICHRHGASIVPQAGNTGTVGGGSPRSATEVVLSVERLEAIREIDPDDGTITVESGCTLASIQRAAYSAGRLFPLSLPSQEQCRVGGNLATNAGGLNVLRYGTTRELTLGIEVVLADGRIWSNLTGLRKDNSAYDLKDLFIGSEGTLGVITAAKLRLFPLPRCRRVTLLSLPSVDAALPLLRQLQAESGDAVVAAELISSTAMAMGQLLEGTPANPLAEADWYLLLELASPDPRADLDTCLSSILEPAMNDGSVSDAAISSSESSAERLWLLRTAIPDGQKHAGASIKHDISVRPGELSKFLPKALAAITEYDKDIRPCVFGHVGDGNLHFNLTQPAQGSADDFLARRAEINRIVHDIVAKHHGSIAAEHGVGQLRLSELSRCADPLSLELMGRIKDALDPNGIFNRGKKIPWTRFAQ; this is encoded by the coding sequence ATGCTTATTGATGAGTTACGCCGCAAACTTGACCCAACTGCGGTCATCACCGACCCCCACCGCCTAGCACCATACATGCAAGAGCGTCGCGGTCTCTACCCAGGCAAGGGTCAAGTCGTGGTAAGGCCCGCAAACGTACGCGACATAACTCAAGCAATAGAAATCTGCCATAGGCATGGGGCCAGCATAGTCCCCCAGGCTGGCAATACCGGCACAGTAGGAGGAGGCTCGCCGCGCTCGGCAACGGAGGTAGTGCTTAGCGTAGAAAGACTCGAGGCCATTCGTGAGATCGACCCGGATGACGGGACGATAACCGTTGAATCGGGCTGCACACTCGCTTCTATCCAACGTGCAGCCTATTCCGCGGGCCGCCTTTTCCCGCTGAGCCTCCCCTCGCAAGAGCAATGCCGGGTCGGCGGTAACCTAGCCACCAATGCCGGTGGCCTCAATGTGCTTCGCTACGGCACCACCCGCGAGCTGACTCTTGGTATCGAGGTTGTCCTCGCCGACGGCCGTATCTGGAGCAACCTTACTGGTCTACGCAAAGATAATAGCGCCTACGATCTTAAGGATTTGTTTATCGGCAGTGAGGGCACTCTCGGTGTAATAACTGCAGCCAAGCTTCGCCTGTTCCCATTGCCGCGTTGCCGGCGGGTCACCCTGCTCAGCTTACCCAGCGTGGATGCGGCTTTGCCTTTACTACGTCAACTCCAGGCAGAGAGCGGCGATGCTGTTGTAGCTGCCGAGCTGATAAGCTCCACAGCAATGGCCATGGGCCAATTGCTTGAGGGTACGCCGGCGAACCCCCTCGCAGAAGCAGACTGGTATTTGCTGCTAGAGCTTGCTTCACCTGATCCGCGCGCCGATCTAGACACCTGCTTGAGTAGCATCCTTGAGCCGGCAATGAATGACGGGTCCGTCAGTGATGCAGCCATATCCAGTAGTGAATCGAGTGCTGAGCGCTTATGGCTACTCCGCACAGCAATACCCGATGGCCAAAAACATGCCGGGGCCAGCATCAAGCATGACATATCCGTCCGTCCTGGCGAGCTGAGCAAATTTTTGCCAAAAGCCTTAGCTGCCATAACTGAGTACGACAAGGACATTCGCCCGTGCGTGTTCGGCCACGTCGGTGATGGCAATCTGCACTTCAATTTAACTCAACCAGCACAGGGTTCTGCTGATGATTTCCTAGCTCGGCGCGCAGAAATCAACCGAATCGTTCATGATATAGTGGCCAAACACCATGGCTCCATTGCTGCCGAGCACGGCGTCGGCCAATTGCGACTCAGTGAGTTATCGCGCTGTGCTGATCCACT